From the genome of Geobacter sp. SVR, one region includes:
- the cobD gene encoding threonine-phosphate decarboxylase CobD yields the protein MSLSHEHGGTILSLARQLGVAPGDITDFSASINPLGLSGMVRDAIGNALDSLVHYPDTSCSELKEALAAAHGLNKAHIAVANGSTELIYRLPAMLPGRRALIVSPSFSEYSHALEQHRWEVRHLILSARNHFSLDLELLEASLAHSCDALYLCNPGNPSGILYPPETIERIYRLCRTSGTFLVLDEAFMDFCEEASAKAIITAERHGLILRSMTKFFGFPGLRLGYAMAHPALTEQLGQHGGPWSVNTLAQAAGTAALRDKEYRRRTLEYVKQERSLLCDRLSRFPLLTAYPSAANFLLVELSGGLKADGLKERLLSQRILIRNCATFTGLDNRFFRIAVRTAEENQRLLAGLEEIFS from the coding sequence ATGTCACTCTCCCATGAACATGGCGGCACCATCCTTTCGCTTGCCCGGCAGCTCGGTGTCGCGCCCGGGGATATCACCGATTTCTCGGCCAGCATCAATCCCCTGGGGCTGTCCGGCATGGTCAGGGATGCCATCGGCAATGCACTGGACAGCCTGGTGCACTACCCCGACACCAGCTGTTCGGAACTGAAAGAGGCCCTGGCAGCCGCGCATGGCCTGAACAAGGCGCACATCGCCGTGGCCAACGGCTCCACGGAACTCATCTACCGACTCCCCGCCATGCTGCCCGGTCGACGCGCCCTGATCGTTTCCCCCTCCTTCAGCGAGTACAGCCATGCCCTGGAACAGCACCGCTGGGAGGTGCGCCACCTGATCCTCTCAGCACGCAACCATTTCAGCCTCGATCTGGAGCTGCTCGAAGCCTCCCTGGCCCACAGCTGCGATGCCCTGTACCTCTGCAACCCCGGCAACCCCAGCGGCATCCTGTATCCGCCGGAGACCATCGAACGTATCTACCGGCTCTGCCGGACCTCCGGCACATTCCTGGTCCTGGATGAAGCCTTCATGGACTTCTGCGAGGAGGCATCCGCAAAGGCCATCATCACGGCCGAACGACACGGCCTGATCCTGCGGTCGATGACAAAATTTTTCGGCTTCCCGGGACTGCGCCTGGGATATGCGATGGCCCATCCCGCCCTGACCGAACAACTGGGACAGCATGGCGGGCCATGGAGTGTCAATACATTGGCACAGGCAGCCGGCACAGCTGCCTTACGCGATAAGGAATACCGCAGGAGGACGCTGGAATACGTCAAGCAGGAACGCAGCCTTCTGTGCGACCGGCTCTCCCGCTTCCCGCTGTTGACGGCGTATCCCTCTGCCGCGAACTTCCTGCTGGTGGAACTTTCCGGCGGGCTGAAGGCAGACGGGCTGAAGGAGCGTCTGCTGTCGCAGCGCATACTGATCCGCAACTGCGCCACCTTCACCGGGCTGGACAACCGTTTTTTCCGGATTGCCGTGCGAACTGCCGAGGAGAACCAGAGGCTGCTGGCCGGGCTGGAGGAAATTTTTTCCTGA
- the hgcB gene encoding mercury methylation ferredoxin HgcB produces the protein MQGFRYLENVVTLDFDPSLCIGCGRCLQVCPHQVFSPDGKKVTLSDRDACMECGACAFNCPVKAISVDSGVGCASGMINEWLRERKLVKTGGGGC, from the coding sequence ATGCAGGGCTTCCGCTATCTTGAAAACGTCGTGACGCTCGATTTCGATCCCTCGCTCTGCATCGGTTGCGGCCGGTGTCTACAGGTCTGTCCCCATCAGGTCTTTTCTCCTGATGGGAAAAAGGTCACGCTGTCCGACCGTGACGCCTGCATGGAGTGCGGGGCCTGCGCCTTCAACTGTCCGGTCAAGGCCATCAGCGTGGATTCAGGGGTCGGCTGCGCCTCGGGCATGATTAACGAGTGGCTACGGGAACGAAAACTGGTAAAAACGGGGGGCGGAGGCTGCTGA
- the hgcA gene encoding mercury methylation corrinoid protein HgcA produces the protein MKIMGIRTASEKGLNGPCPPAPGGSDKPPCUGPPVSAGGGVITEKVPGFQEWLATAAGPVARISTTLDPADRIGACKARWGIGRMNFMVPPGLYAIGQPDSDAPVLVTADYKMSYDIVRRALAGRHVWLLVLETYGINVWCAAGKGTFGTGELVRRIDATGLARVVSHRRLILPILGAPGVAAHQVLQRCGFSVEYAAIKASDLPEYLDNGRITTAAMRRLSFTLRERLVLIPVEMVLALRPIAAIGGVTLLAGLVAGGPAAAMAAFLAYLGAVLSGIVLGPLLLPWLPGPGFAVKGAVIGLLWTCLFYILAGGAAWSAAVTAALFLALPAVSAFYTLNFTGCSPYTSRSGVRKEMSMALPAMGCAVAISIGLLLIGRLM, from the coding sequence CTGAAAATCATGGGTATCCGTACAGCGAGTGAGAAGGGGCTGAATGGTCCATGCCCGCCGGCTCCCGGCGGCTCGGACAAGCCGCCCTGCTGAGGCCCGCCTGTCTCCGCCGGCGGCGGAGTGATCACCGAAAAGGTACCCGGCTTCCAAGAATGGCTCGCGACTGCAGCCGGACCGGTAGCGCGAATCTCCACGACACTGGACCCGGCTGACCGCATCGGAGCCTGCAAGGCCCGTTGGGGCATCGGCCGGATGAATTTCATGGTGCCGCCGGGCCTGTATGCCATCGGCCAACCGGACAGCGACGCGCCGGTGCTGGTGACCGCAGATTACAAGATGAGCTACGACATCGTTCGCCGGGCTCTGGCGGGGCGGCATGTCTGGCTGCTGGTGCTGGAGACCTATGGCATCAATGTCTGGTGCGCGGCCGGCAAAGGCACCTTCGGCACCGGAGAACTGGTGCGTCGGATCGATGCCACGGGGCTGGCCCGGGTCGTCAGCCACCGCCGCCTGATCCTGCCGATTCTTGGGGCGCCCGGCGTGGCGGCTCACCAGGTGCTGCAGCGCTGCGGATTCTCGGTAGAATATGCCGCGATCAAGGCCTCGGACCTGCCGGAGTACCTGGATAACGGCAGGATCACCACCGCGGCCATGCGGCGGTTGAGCTTCACGCTCCGTGAACGGCTGGTGCTGATTCCGGTGGAGATGGTGCTTGCTCTCCGCCCGATTGCCGCCATCGGCGGGGTGACGCTGCTGGCGGGACTTGTGGCGGGTGGTCCGGCTGCCGCCATGGCGGCGTTTCTCGCTTACCTGGGGGCGGTGCTGAGCGGCATCGTGCTGGGGCCGCTGCTGCTCCCCTGGCTGCCGGGGCCCGGCTTTGCCGTCAAAGGTGCCGTCATCGGCCTGCTCTGGACCTGCCTGTTCTACATCCTGGCCGGCGGAGCAGCCTGGAGTGCTGCGGTCACTGCCGCCCTGTTCCTGGCACTGCCGGCAGTCAGTGCTTTTTATACCCTGAACTTCACCGGCTGCTCCCCCTATACCTCCCGTTCCGGCGTCAGAAAAGAGATGAGCATGGCCCTGCCTGCCATGGGGTGTGCTGTTGCGATCAGCATTGGGCTGCTGTTGATCGGAAGGCTGATGTGA
- a CDS encoding MarR family winged helix-turn-helix transcriptional regulator, whose amino-acid sequence MESMQEQLQIFVRRFGLLNATCCDECCGQQLSMAQSHILSEVRRVGSPAMQRVADELGLDITTFSRQVKGLEQKGLIVRRVSSGDRRVSLLSLTQAGEDVLVRIDSYLEKKIEALFAALTPFERETVTRSLGLLNEALTSSAASGP is encoded by the coding sequence ATGGAATCAATGCAAGAGCAACTGCAGATTTTTGTCCGCCGTTTCGGCCTGCTGAACGCCACCTGCTGCGACGAATGCTGCGGCCAGCAGCTTTCAATGGCCCAAAGCCACATCCTGTCCGAAGTGCGCAGGGTGGGGAGCCCTGCGATGCAGCGGGTGGCGGATGAGCTGGGTCTGGATATCACGACCTTCAGCCGCCAGGTGAAGGGGCTGGAACAAAAAGGCCTGATCGTGCGCCGGGTTTCGTCCGGTGACCGGCGGGTAAGCCTGCTCAGTCTCACGCAAGCGGGTGAAGACGTATTGGTCAGGATCGACTCTTACCTGGAAAAAAAGATCGAAGCACTGTTCGCTGCCTTGACGCCGTTTGAGCGCGAGACGGTGACCAGGTCGCTGGGATTGCTGAATGAAGCGCTCACCAGCAGCGCCGCAAGCGGTCCATGA
- a CDS encoding cation transporter, with protein sequence MNMSDHQRHKLHATARLLALFTIGYNLVEGLVSIWLGLSDETLSLFGFGVDSFIEVVSAIGVWHMLTRIARNSGETRDEFERRALRITGGSFYLLTVGLILTALTNIFQQHRPETTRWGIVISLASMSFMWLLIRLKTRVGRALGSPAILADAACSRACLLLSLVLLAASIGYELTGIGNLDAFGAILIAWLTWKEGREAFAKAQGLSCSCTCGHG encoded by the coding sequence ATGAATATGAGCGACCATCAACGCCATAAACTTCATGCCACAGCGCGCCTGCTGGCACTCTTCACCATCGGCTACAACCTCGTGGAGGGGCTGGTCTCCATCTGGCTGGGGCTGTCTGACGAAACCCTCTCCCTGTTCGGATTCGGCGTCGACTCCTTTATCGAAGTCGTTTCGGCCATCGGCGTCTGGCACATGCTGACCAGGATCGCCCGGAATTCCGGCGAAACCCGGGACGAATTCGAGCGGCGCGCCCTCAGGATAACCGGCGGTTCCTTCTATCTGCTGACAGTTGGCCTGATACTGACCGCGCTGACCAACATCTTTCAGCAGCATAGGCCGGAGACGACCCGGTGGGGCATCGTCATTTCGCTGGCATCGATGTCGTTCATGTGGTTGCTTATCCGCCTCAAGACCCGGGTTGGCCGGGCCCTGGGTTCCCCTGCCATTCTGGCTGATGCGGCCTGTTCTCGGGCCTGCCTGCTGTTGTCGTTGGTCCTGCTGGCTGCCAGCATCGGCTACGAGCTGACCGGCATCGGCAATCTCGATGCCTTCGGGGCGATCCTGATCGCCTGGCTGACCTGGAAAGAAGGCAGGGAAGCCTTTGCCAAGGCACAGGGGCTCTCCTGCTCGTGCACCTGCGGGCATGGATGA
- a CDS encoding methyl-accepting chemotaxis protein, protein MRIKRFRNWGILPKIATSSAISSLLMAAVIFAYFLPRIETDAMNQKKVATQNVVEVAHQIIASYGEQEKKGALSRDDAQRKAAQDIRALRYMGKEYFWINDLAPRMIMHPSKPELEGSDLGETTDPNGKRLFVEFARICREKRAGFVDYMWPKPGEKDPEPKISYVKLYEPWGWVVGSGIYVDDVRNDMRRLFAAIGVATLITIVMSTVLNILVGAGITRPLQKVIASLKDIARGNADLTMRLPVERQDEAGELAQAFNDFMDKLHYIISHVGTTTAQLSVAVRELHKGSARVSDDLGHMTRQTDGVATAGEEMAATSIDIAGNCLAAANSSVQANTSVAYGTEVVQKAVEVMHGIAQRVKASATTVDALGKRSDQIGDIIGTIEDIADQTNLLALNAAIEAARAGEQGRGFAVVADEVRALAERTTQATKEIGTMIAAIQKETRSAVGSMEEGVNEVERGIAEAAKSKQALRDILEQVNVVTVQVNQIATAAEEQTATTADISQSIQNVNETLQGIVEAIGESITMASSVAELSRKLEDEVCCFKLAGTFSA, encoded by the coding sequence ATGCGGATAAAACGATTCCGAAACTGGGGCATTTTGCCGAAAATCGCCACTTCGTCAGCCATAAGTTCACTGCTCATGGCAGCAGTGATCTTCGCCTATTTTCTACCCCGCATCGAAACCGACGCAATGAATCAAAAGAAAGTGGCAACGCAAAACGTGGTGGAAGTTGCCCATCAGATCATCGCATCCTACGGAGAACAGGAAAAAAAGGGAGCCCTGTCCAGAGATGACGCCCAGCGGAAAGCGGCCCAGGATATCCGGGCACTACGCTATATGGGCAAGGAATACTTCTGGATCAACGATCTGGCGCCCCGAATGATCATGCATCCGAGCAAACCGGAATTGGAAGGCAGTGATCTGGGGGAGACCACTGATCCGAACGGCAAGCGTCTGTTCGTGGAATTCGCCAGAATCTGCAGGGAGAAGAGAGCCGGCTTCGTCGATTACATGTGGCCCAAGCCGGGAGAGAAGGACCCCGAACCGAAAATATCATATGTAAAGCTCTACGAGCCGTGGGGCTGGGTGGTGGGCAGCGGTATCTACGTGGACGACGTAAGAAACGACATGCGGAGGCTTTTTGCCGCTATCGGCGTGGCAACATTGATTACGATCGTCATGAGCACCGTCCTTAACATACTGGTCGGAGCGGGAATCACCAGGCCGCTCCAGAAAGTGATCGCCAGTCTCAAGGATATCGCCCGCGGCAATGCCGACCTTACGATGCGGCTGCCGGTCGAACGGCAGGATGAGGCCGGAGAGCTTGCCCAGGCGTTCAACGACTTCATGGACAAACTGCACTACATCATCTCCCATGTAGGAACCACCACGGCACAACTCTCTGTCGCAGTCCGCGAACTCCACAAAGGCTCTGCCCGCGTGTCCGACGATCTTGGCCATATGACCCGCCAAACTGACGGTGTGGCCACGGCAGGCGAGGAGATGGCGGCAACCAGCATCGACATAGCCGGCAACTGCCTGGCAGCCGCCAACAGTTCGGTGCAGGCCAACACCTCGGTTGCCTACGGCACGGAGGTGGTTCAAAAGGCGGTGGAGGTGATGCACGGCATTGCTCAGCGGGTCAAAGCATCGGCAACAACAGTCGACGCCCTGGGCAAACGCTCGGACCAGATCGGCGACATCATCGGCACCATCGAGGACATCGCCGATCAGACCAATCTGCTGGCGCTGAACGCGGCCATCGAGGCGGCCCGCGCCGGTGAACAGGGACGCGGTTTCGCCGTGGTTGCCGATGAGGTGCGGGCCCTGGCCGAACGGACCACCCAGGCCACCAAGGAGATCGGCACCATGATCGCGGCGATTCAGAAGGAAACCCGAAGCGCGGTCGGCTCCATGGAGGAGGGGGTCAACGAAGTTGAAAGGGGCATTGCCGAAGCGGCCAAATCGAAGCAGGCATTGCGGGACATCCTCGAACAGGTCAATGTGGTCACCGTGCAGGTGAACCAGATAGCGACCGCCGCGGAGGAGCAGACAGCCACCACCGCCGATATCAGCCAGAGCATCCAGAACGTGAACGAGACGCTGCAGGGGATCGTCGAAGCGATCGGCGAGTCGATCACCATGGCCAGCAGCGTGGCCGAGTTGTCCAGGAAACTGGAGGATGAGGTATGCTGCTTCAAACTTGCAGGGACCTTTTCGGCATGA